In one Brassica oleracea var. oleracea cultivar TO1000 chromosome C9, BOL, whole genome shotgun sequence genomic region, the following are encoded:
- the LOC106317987 gene encoding ARF guanine-nucleotide exchange factor GNL2 encodes MERAVVKAKRKELGISCMLNTEVGAVLAVIRRPISESYLSPQETDHCDSSVQQSLKSLRALIFNPQQEWRTIDPSVYLSPFLEVIQSDEIPASATAVALSSILKILKIEIFDEKSPGAKDAMNSIVSGITSCRLEKTDSISEDAVMMRILQVLTGVMKHPASELLEDQAVCTIVNTCFQVVQQSAGRGDLLQRNGRYTMHELIQIIFSRLPDFEVRGEEGGEDSESDTDEIDMNSGYGIRCCIDIFHFLCSLLNVVEVVENSEGTSVHTADEDVQIFALVLINSAIELSGDAIGQHPKLLRMVQDDLFHHLIHYGASSSPLVLSMISSCILNIYHFLRKFVRLQLEAFFSFVLLKVTAFTGFLQLQEVALEGIINFCRQPAFIVEAYVNYDCDPICRNVFEETGKVLCRHTFPTSGPLTSMQIQAFEGLVILIHNIADNMDREEDEGGEEEDSNSIKPSPVEINEYIPFWIEKPKEDFETWVEHIRVRKAQKRKLAIAANHFNRDEKKGLEYLKYNHLVSDPPDPMALASFFRFTPGLDKTMIGDYLGDPDELHLSVLKSFTHTFEFTGMNLDTALRTFLESFRLPGESQKIERMIEAFSERFYNQQSSEIFASKDTVHILCYSLIMLNTDQHNPQVKKKMTEDEFIRNNRAINAGKDLPREYLSELFQSISTNAFALSTHSGPVEMNPNRWIELMNRTRTTQPLSMCQFDRRIGRDMFATIAGPSIAAVSAFFEHSDDDEVLHECVDALISIARVAQYGLEDILDELIASFCKFTTLLNPYTTPEETLFAFSHDMKPRMATLAVFTLANSFGDSIRGGWRNIVDCLLKLRKLQLLPQSAIEFETTEEEALSESDLNMLASQENKFNRRQGSSLMGRFSHFLALDSVEESVALGMSEFEQNLKVIKQCRIGQIFSKSSVLPDVAVLNLGRSLIYAAAGKGQKFSTAIEEEETVKFCWDLIIAVALSNIHRFNMFWPSYHEYLLNVANFPLFSPIPFVEKGIPGLFKVCIKILAANLQDQLPEELIFRSITIMWKIDKEIIDTCYDTITEFVSRIITEHSASLQTQIGWKSVLQLLSLCGRHPETKEQAVDALIGLMSTNASHLSQSSYAYCIDCSFSFVALRNSAVEKNLTILDLMTESVTMLIQWYKTASTETVNNFSVASNTSSSSSVEENSLRGVNFVHHLFLKLSEAFRKTTLARREEIRNRAVTSLERSFTMAHEDLGFTPSGCIYCIDHVIFPTIDDLHEKLLDYSRRESAEREMRSMEGTLKIAMKMLKNVFLHYLEQIVGSVEFRTFWLGVLRRMDTCMKADLGEYGDNKLQEVVPELLTIMIGTMKEKEILVQKEDDDLWEITYIQIQWIAPSLKDELFPDEDM; translated from the exons ATGGAGAGAGCCGTGGTGAAAGCAAAGCGTAAAGAGTTAGGGATTTCATGCATGCTTAACACAGAGGTTGGTGCAGTCCTTGCTGTCATCCGTAGACCCATCTCAGAAAGTTACCTGTCTCCACAAGAAACAGATCATTGTGATTCATCAGTCCAACAATCTCTCAAATCTCTGAGAGCCCTTATCTTCAACCCTCAGCAAGAATGGCGCACCATAGATCCTTCGGTTTACCTCTCGCCTTTCCTTGAAGTCATTCAAAGCGATGAGATCCCCGCAAGTGCCACAGCGGTGGCTTTGTCCTCAATCTTGAAGATTCTTAAGATTGAAATCTTTGATGAGAAAAGTCCTGGTGCTAAAGATGCTATGAACTCTATTGTCTCTGGGATCACTAGTTGTCGTTTGGAGAAAACAGATTCCATATCTGAAGATGCAGTGATGATGAGGATCCTTCAAGTTCTAACCGGAGTCATGAAACATCCAGCCTCG GAGTTACTAGAAGATCAAGCGGTTTGCACAATAGTCAACACATGTTTCCAAGTGGTGCAACAATCTGCTGGTAGAGGAGATCTTCTCCAGCGTAATGGAAGATACACAATGCATGAGCTGATTCAAATCATCTTCTCTAGGTTACCTGACTTTGAAGTCAGAGGAGAAGAAGGTGGTGAAGATTCAGAGTCTGACACCGATGAAATCGACATGAACAGCGGATATGGAATACGCTGTTGCATCGACATTTTTCATTTCTTATGTTCTTTGCTCAATGTTGTTGAGGTTGTCGAGAACTCGGAAGGGACAAGCGTCCACACCGCGGACGAGGATGTGCAGATTTTCGCTTTGGTCTTAATCAATAGTGCCATTGAGTTAAGCGGTGATGCTATAGGGCAACATCCAAAGCTTCTTAGGATGGTTCAAGACGATTTGTTTCACCATTTGATCCATTATGGAGCTTCTTCAAGCCCTCTTGTCCTCTCTATGATCTCTAGTTGTATCCTTAACATCTATCACTTCCTCCGCAA GTTTGTGAGGCTACAACTTGAAGCTTTCTTCTCCTTTGTGCTGCTCAAAGTTACAGCTTTCACAGGCTTCCTTCAGTTACAAGAAGTTGCACTTGAAGGGATAATCAATTTTTGTAGACAACCTGCGTTCATAGTTGAAGCATATGTGAACTATGATTGTGATCCCATATGTAGGAATGTTTTTGAAGAGACAGGCAAAGTTCTATGCAGACACACCTTCCCTACATCTGGTCCCTTAACCTCTATGCAAATCCAAGCCTTTGAAGGTCTTGTGATCTTGATTCACAACATCGCCGACAATATGGATAGAGAAGAAGATGAAGGTGGTGAGGAAGAAGATTCCAATTCCATTAAGCCAAGCCCTGTTGAGATTAACGAGTACATACCTTTTTGGATAGAGAAGCCAAAAGAGGATTTTGAGACATGGGTGGAGCATATAAGAGTGAGGAAAGCTCAGAAGAGGAAGCTAGCAATAGCTGCTAACCATTTCAATAGAGATGAGAAAAAGGGTTTGGAGTATTTGAAGTATAACCACTTAGTCTCTGACCCTCCTGATCCAATGGCATTAGCTTCTTTCTTCAGATTCACACCAGGTTTGGACAAGACAATGATTGGAGATTACCTTGGAGATCCTGATGAGTTACATCTCAGTGTTCTCAAAAGCTTTACACACACGTTTGAGTTCACAGGCATGAATCTTGATACTGCTTTAAGAACATTCTTGGAGTCCTTTCGGCTACCAGGAGAGTCTCAAAAGATTGAACGTATGATTGAAGCTTTCTCCGAGAGGTTCTATAATCAACAGTCTTCAGAGATCTTTGCAAGTAAAGACACGGTTCATATCCTCTGCTACTCGCTTATCATGCTCAACACAGATCAACACAACCCTCAGGTTAAGAAGAAAATGACTGAAGACGAGTTCATCCGCAACAACAGAGCAATCAACGCTGGAAAAGACCTTCCAAGAGAGTACCTATCAGAGCTATTCCAATCCATTTCAACAAACGCATTCGCTTTATCGACACACTCAGGTCCGGTGGAGATGAACCCAAACAGATGGATTGAGCTGATGAACAGAACAAGGACCACACAGCCTTTGAGCATGTGCCAGTTTGATCGGCGAATAGGAAGAGACATGTTTGCAACCATAGCAGGTCCATCTATAGCTGCTGTTTCCGCCTTCTTTGAGCATTCGGATGACGACGAAGTGCTTCACGAGTGCGTCGACGCACTGATCTCTATAGCAAGAGTTGCGCAGTACGGTCTTGAAGACATTCTCGACGAGCTAATCGCCTCCTTTTGTAAATTCACAACGTTGTTAAACCCTTACACAACACCTGAAGAGACACTCTTCGCGTTTAGTCACGACATGAAACCTAGAATGGCTACTCTCGCGGTCTTCACGCTCGCTAACAGCTTCGGAGATTCCATCAGAGGAGGGTGGAGGAACATTGTGGACTGTCTCTTGAAGCTAAGAAAGCTCCAGCTTCTTCCGCAGTCTGCTATAGAGTTCGAGACGACAGAAGAAGAAGCCTTATCCGAATCTGACCTAAACATGCTTGCGAGCCAAGAAAATAAATTCAACAGAAGACAAGGCTCTAGCCTAATGGGTAGATTCTCACACTTCTTGGCGTTAGACAGCGTTGAAGAATCCGTAGCTCTAGGGATGAGTGAGTTTGAGCAGAATCTTAAAGTCATTAAACAATGTAGAATCGGTCAAATCTTCAGCAAAAGCTCGGTGCTCCCTGACGTTGCTGTGCTGAACCTAGGACGTTCTTTAATCTACGCAGCTGCAGGAAAGGGACAAAAGTTCAGCACGGCGATCGAGGAAGAAGAGACGGTTAAATTCTGCTGGGACTTGATCATAGCTGTGGCATTATCCAACATCCACCGGTTCAACATGTTCTGGCCTAGCTACCATGAGTATCTACTCAACGTAGCTAACTTCCCTCTCTTCTCCCCCATCCCTTTCGTCGAAAAAGGCATCCCGGGCTTGTTTAAAGTCTGCATCAAGATTCTCGCTGCTAACCTCCAAGACCAGCTCCCAGAGGAGCTGATCTTCAGGTCGATAACGATAATGTGGAAGATAGATAAAGAGATTATCGACACTTGTTACGACACGATAACAGAGTTTGTCAGCAGGATTATCACGGAACATTCCGCTAGTCTCCAAACTCAGATCGGGTGGAAAAGCGTCTTGCAGCTGCTCTCTTTGTGCGGGAGACATCCAGAGACCAAGGAGCAAGCTGTTGACGCTCTCATCGGTCTAATGTCCACCAACGCATCGCACCTCTCGCAGTCAAGCTATGCTTACTGCATAGACTGCTCCTTCAGCTTCGTCGCGTTGCGAAACAGCGCGGTTGAGAAGAACTTGACGATACTAGACCTCATGACGGAGTCAGTTACAATGCTGATACAATGGTACAAGACAGCATCCACAGAGACGGTGAATAACTTCAGCGTGGCTAGCAACACGAGCAGCTCATCCTCAGTGGAGGAGAACAGTTTGAGAGGAGTCAACTTCGTTCACCACCTCTTCCTCAAACTCTCCGAAGCTTTTCGAAAAACGACGCTAGCGCGACGAGAAGAGATACGCAACAGAGCGGTGACGTCGCTAGAGAGAAGCTTCACCATGGCGCACGAGGATCTCGGGTTCACGCCGTCGGGTTGCATCTACTGCATAGACCACGTGATCTTCCCGACGATAGATGACTTGCACGAGAAGCTACTGGACTATTCGAGGCGCGAGAGCGCGGAGAGGGAGATGAGGAGCATGGAAGGGACGTTGAAGATAGCGATGAAGATGCTGAAGAACGTGTTCTTGCACTACTTGGAGCAGATTGTTGGGAGTGTGGAGTTTAGGACGTTTTGGTTGGGGGTGTTGAGGAGGATGGACACGTGTATGAAGGCGGATTTGGGGGAGTATGGTGATAATAAGCTTCAGGAGGTGGTGCCTGAGCTTTTGACTATAATGATTGGGACGATGAAGGAGAAGGAGATTTTGGTGCAGAAGGAGGATGATGATCTTTGGGAGATTACTTATATTCAGATTCAGTGGATTGCTCCTTCTTTAAAAGATGAGTTATTCCCTGATGAAGATATGTAG
- the LOC106316971 gene encoding mechanosensitive ion channel protein 9-like: MAERRASNGGEVVINFLDKEASKDDPSSSPSSKVEAPPMSDRETAKLEPLSIPPPEIYKLPGSAHKPPKVPSPSTEGLVRRRSLSKSVYSKSNSRFGQQQSYRFDKTIVEENSGTPKEHYGANSFSRTSFNKTSPSNKSNRSISSAAMSRVDEDETDENEEIYKQVKLHQVKRSGIRPLAMLELLLFVATLCTLAVSLTYDTVKKHHIKGLEVWKWCVLVMVTLSGMFVTNWFMHLAVFIIERNYLLRKKVLYFVHSLKKNVQVFIWFSLILVAWVLLFDDDDKHSRKTKRFLHFITWTIVSLLIGSILFLAKTYALKVLASKFNVRNFFERIQESIFHQYVLQTLSGPPLIEEAERVGREPSTGHLSFTSTSGTVKEKKVLDMGKVHKMKQEKVSAWTMRVLIEAVGASTISNTLDESINRKKRADKEITCEMEAVAVAYDIFNNVAQPNSSYIEEDDLLRFMIKEEVDLVTPLIEGAETGKITRNAFTEWVIKVYTSRKALGHALNDTKTAVKQVENLITGVLSVVTFIIWLILLDVLTTKFLVVFSAKFVGFAFLFGSTCKNIFESFVFVFVIHPYDVGDRCVVDGVMLLVEQIDLLTTVFLKIDNEKVFYPNATLISKPISNFYRSPDMGDSILFSIAFSTPTAKIATLKDKISEYLVQNPQNWYPDLMLFVKEIENVNKLNLNLVVTHTMNFQIFVEKNLRRTELVIALKRILEDLEIDYTLLPQDVRLTGHK, translated from the exons ATGGCAGAGAGGAGAGCCAGCAACGGAGGAGAAGTTGTAATCAATTTTTTAGATAAAGAAGCGTCAAAAGATGATCCATCATCATCTCCTTCTTCCAAAGTAGAGGCTCCACCAATGTCAGATAGAGAGACTGCAAAACTAGAGCCGCTAAGCATTCCTCCTCCTGAAATCTATAAGTTACCTGGAAGTGCTCATAAGCCGCCTAAAGTTCCAAGTCCTAGCACTGAAGGTCTAGTTCGAAGGAGATCTCTCTCAAAGTCAGTTTACTCCAAGTCCAACTCAAGGTTTGGGCAGCAACAGTCTTATCGATTCGATAAGACTATAGTTGAGGAAAACAGTGGAACTCCCAAGGAACATTATGGTGCTAATTCATTTTCAAGGACTTCTTTTAACAAGACTTCCCCTAGTAACAAATCGAATAGGAGCATCAGCTCAGCAGCCATGAGTAGAGTCGATGAGGACGAAACAGATGAAAATGAAGAAATCTACAAACAGGTTAAACTACACCAAGTGAAGCGTAGTGGAATCAGACCTCTAGCTATGCTTGAGTTGCTACTGTTTGTTGCCACTCTATGCACTTTGGCTGTGAGTTTAACCTATGACACGGTGAAGAAGCATCACATTAAGGGTCTGGAAGTTTGGAAATGGTGCGTTCTTGTGATGGTAACGCTTAGCGGCATGTTCGTGACGAATTGGTTCATGCATTTAGCGGTTTTCATCATAGAAAGGAACTATCTCCTACGTAAAAAAGTGTTGTACTTTGTCCATAGCTTGAAGAAGAATGTTCAAGTCTTCATTTGGTTCAGCTTAATTCTTGTTGCTTGGGTACTTCTCTTCGACGATGATGATAAACACTCTCGTAAGACCAAGAGGTTTCTACATTTTATAACGTGGACCATCGTCTCCCTCCTCATCGGTTCAATCCTTTTCTTGGCGAAGACGTATGCATTGAAAGTCCTTGCATCAAAGTTCAACGTCAGAAACTTCTTTGAAAGGATTCAAGAGTCTATCTTCCACCAGTACGTTCTCCAGACTCTCTCAGGACCTCCGCTTATCGAAGAGGCAGAGAGAGTTGGGCGTGAGCCGAGCACGGGCCACCTTAGTTTCACTAGCACCAGTGGAACGGTGAAAGAGAAGAAGGTGTTGGATATGGGAAAGGTTCACAAGATGAAACAAGAGAAGGTCTCTGCTTGGACAATGCGGGTCTTGATTGAAGCCGTTGGAGCTTCAACCATATCTAACACCTTAGATGAGAGTATCAATCGGAAAAAGAGAGCTGATAAGGAGATAACTTGTGAGATGGAGGCTGTGGCGGTTGCTTATGATATCTTCAACAATGTTGCTCAGCCTAATTCTAG TTACATAGAGGAAGATGACTTGCTAAGGTTCATGATTAAGGAAGAGGTAGACCTTGTAACTCCATTAATAGAAGGTGCCGAGACTGGAAAAATCACACGCAATGCTTTTACAGAATGGGTG ATTAAAGTTTACACAAGTAGGAAAGCATTAGGACATGCACTGAACGATACAAAAACAGCGGTTAAGCAGGTGGAGAATCTTATAACTGGAGTCTTGTCAGTTGTCACATTCATCATTTGGTTAATACTTTTGGATGTATTAACGACCAAGTTTTTGGTGGTATTCTCCGCAAAATTCGTGGGTTTTGCTTTCTTGTTCGGAAGCACTTGCAAGAATATCTTTGAATCTTTTGTGTTTGTCTTCGTGATACACCCTTACGACGTTGGTGATCGTTGTGTTGTCGATGGTGTGATG TTGTTGGTTGAACAAATAGATCTTTTAACTACGGTGTTCCTCAAGATTGACAATGAGAAAGTGTTTTATCCAAATGCGACTTTGATTTCAAAGCCAATAAGTAATTTCTACAGAAGTCCAGATATGGGAGATTCAATACTATTCTCCATCGCATTCTCAACGCCCACCGCGAAAATCGCCACACTCAAGGACAAGATATCAGA GTACTTGGTGCAGAACCCACAAAATTGGTATCCAGATCTCATGTTGTTCGTGAAGGAGATTGAGAATGTGAACAAGCTGAATTTGAATCTGGTCGTCACACACACCATGAACTTCCAAATTTTTGTAGAGAAAAATCTCAGGAGAACCGAGCTGGTCATCGCGCTCAAACGAATACTCGAGGACCTAGAGATTGATTACACCCTCCTTCCTCAAGATGTTCGTCTCACCGGTCACAAATGA
- the LOC106315154 gene encoding thermospermine synthase ACAULIS5-like codes for MGEVVEIMFGNAFPEIHKDTTAIQTLHSNQQEGHWSEETIDDDLKWSFALNSVLHEGTIEYQEMALLDTKRFRKIHFRVLVIDGKMQSAEKDEFIYHECLIHPALLLVYSPKTVFIMGGGEGSASREILKHKTIEKVVMCDIDQEVVDFCRRFLTVKSVSLKATAFCNKKLELVIKDAKQFT; via the exons ATGGGAGAAGTCGTAGAGATCATGTTCGGAAATGCGTTCCCGGAGATTCACAAAGATACGACAGCCATTCAAACCCTCCACTCCAACCAGCAGGAGGGCCACTGGTCTGAAGAAACCATCGATGATGATCTCAAGTGGTCTTTTGCCCTCAACAG TGTTCTACATGAAGGAACTATCGAGTACCAAGAAATGGCTCTTTTGGACACCAAACGTTTCCGCAAGATACATTTTCGT GTTCTTGTGATTGATGGGAAAATGCAAAGTGCAGAGAAAGATGAGTTTATCTACCATGAATGTTTGATCCACCCTGCCCT TTTGCTCGTGTATAGCCCCAAGACAGTGTTTATAATGGGAGGAGGTGAAGGCTCTGCTTCTAGAGAAATACTTAAACACAAGACAATCGAAAAAGTGGTCATGTGTGATATTGATCAG GAAGTTGTTGATTTTTGTAGGAGATTTCTGACCGTTAAAAGCGTCTCGTTAAAAGCGACTGCTTTTTGTAACAAGAAGCTTGAACTTGTGATCAAAGATGCAAAGCAATTCACATAA